The Clarias gariepinus isolate MV-2021 ecotype Netherlands chromosome 7, CGAR_prim_01v2, whole genome shotgun sequence genome includes a window with the following:
- the LOC128527957 gene encoding B-type lectin plumieribetin-like — MNKNYLSMDEELRKGDYLLSNNGEYKAVFQGDGNFVVYGWKPVWASNTAGINDAQRLIMQGDCNLVMYTPQKPVWASGQTRSKVKTCRLTLGNDGILLIDNDFDEVWKSTKKN; from the exons ATGAACAAGAACTACTTGTCCATGGACGAAGAGCTCCGTAAAGGAGACTATCTGTTATCCAACAATGGAGAGTACAAGGCAGTCTTTCag GGCGATGGAAACTTTGTGGTCTACGGCTGGAAGCCTGTGTGGGCATCCAACACAGCTGGCATTAACGACGCCCAGCGCCTGATCATGCAAGGAGACTGCAACCTCGTCATGTACACACCACAGAAACCCGTGTGGGCCAGCGGCCAAACCCGGTCCAAAGTCAAAACCTGCCGACTGACTTTGGGCAACGATGGCATTCTTCTGATTGACAATGACTTTGATGAAGTGTGGAAATCCACcaagaaaaattaa